From Maribacter dokdonensis DSW-8, the proteins below share one genomic window:
- a CDS encoding heparan-alpha-glucosaminide N-acetyltransferase domain-containing protein — protein MSNSKSRLFFLDAIRAWAILMMLQGHFIDGLLDNAFRDNSNILFTTWKYFRGITAPVFFTVSGFIFTFLLIRSPQTGWSNPRVKKGIKRGLELLVIAYLLRMNIFGLFKGEIYDSFYLVDVLHCIGLSLLFIIGFYILTFARQKWIFPTILATTTLLLFAFEPYYKTLSFNFLPQAMANYFTKTNGSVFTIIPWLGYATIGSFLSVLFSRFQNNKNVYNFIVPTYVAIGLILMFFSSDFFLYLHEVTGIQLFQSIFNNNYLFIRLGDVLLVFSIFILLRKFLMNSTWLKIGQSTLSIYIIHFIILYGSFTGVGLYRFFHHSLNPYFVVPGAILFMIASTFFALQYENHKVEIKSSISSFLSTTRIYLEQIAILLFEALRTITEKVLRLLGLIKN, from the coding sequence ATGAGCAACTCTAAGTCAAGATTGTTTTTTTTAGACGCTATAAGAGCGTGGGCCATCTTAATGATGTTACAAGGTCATTTTATTGATGGTTTGCTTGATAATGCATTCAGAGACAACTCAAATATACTCTTTACCACTTGGAAATACTTTAGAGGAATTACCGCTCCGGTTTTCTTTACCGTTTCTGGTTTTATTTTTACTTTTTTGCTGATAAGATCACCACAGACGGGTTGGAGTAACCCTCGTGTAAAAAAAGGAATTAAACGTGGTCTTGAACTTTTGGTCATCGCCTATCTTTTAAGAATGAATATTTTTGGTCTCTTTAAAGGCGAAATCTATGATTCTTTTTATTTAGTTGATGTACTGCACTGTATTGGGCTTTCTTTATTATTCATCATAGGTTTTTACATCTTGACATTTGCTAGGCAGAAATGGATTTTCCCAACAATATTGGCAACCACTACCCTATTATTATTTGCCTTTGAGCCTTATTACAAAACCCTAAGTTTTAATTTTTTACCGCAAGCCATGGCAAATTATTTCACAAAGACCAACGGCTCTGTGTTCACTATTATACCCTGGTTGGGCTATGCAACCATAGGTAGTTTTCTATCTGTGCTATTTTCTAGATTTCAAAACAATAAAAATGTTTATAATTTCATAGTACCAACATATGTAGCCATTGGGTTAATCTTAATGTTTTTTTCTTCCGATTTCTTTCTTTATTTGCATGAAGTTACCGGAATACAGCTATTTCAATCCATTTTCAATAACAATTACCTATTTATTCGCTTAGGTGATGTATTATTAGTCTTTTCCATATTTATACTGCTAAGAAAGTTTTTAATGAACTCTACTTGGCTAAAAATCGGTCAAAGCACGCTATCAATATATATCATACATTTCATTATTCTATATGGTAGTTTTACAGGCGTTGGCTTATATAGGTTTTTTCACCACTCACTGAATCCATACTTTGTTGTACCGGGAGCCATATTGTTTATGATTGCAAGTACATTTTTCGCACTACAGTATGAAAATCATAAAGTAGAAATTAAATCTAGCATATCTAGCTTTTTGTCAACTACTAGAATTTACTTGGAACAAATAGCAATTTTACTGTTTGAAGCATTGAGAACCATAACGGAAAAAGTACTACGATTACTGGGATTGATAAAAAATTAA
- a CDS encoding YifB family Mg chelatase-like AAA ATPase: protein MLTKVYGSAVFGVEATTITVEVNIDKGIGYHLVGLPDNAIKESNYRIAAALQNNGYKIPGKKITINMAPADLRKEGSAYDLTLAIGILAASGQIKSEDIEKYIIMGELSLDGSLQPIKGALPIAIKAQEEGFAGFILPTENAKEAAIVGDLKVYGVDNIKQVLEFFDQGISLEQTIIDTREEFYKSLDFPEFDFSDVKGQESIKRCMEIAAAGGHNIILIGPPGAGKTMLAKRLPSILPPMTLHEALETTKIHSVVGKIKNMGLMSQRPFRSPHHTISDVALVGGGAYPQPGEISLSHNGVLFLDELPEFKRGVLEVMRQPLEDREVTISRARFTVTYPSSFMLVASMNPSPGGYFNDPDAPVTSSPAEMQRYLSKISGPLLDRIDIHIEVTPVPFEKLSEERKGESSVDIRKRVTVAREIQTKRFNELENVHYNAQMNTKQIREYCKLDDKSKALLKNAMERLNLSARAYDRILKVARTIADLAGEQALNGNHISEAIQYRSLDREGWLG, encoded by the coding sequence ATGCTTACAAAAGTTTATGGGAGTGCCGTATTTGGAGTTGAGGCCACAACGATTACAGTAGAAGTAAATATTGACAAGGGAATAGGGTATCATTTAGTAGGGCTTCCGGATAATGCCATCAAAGAAAGTAACTATAGAATTGCAGCGGCACTACAAAATAATGGTTATAAAATACCAGGTAAAAAAATCACAATAAATATGGCTCCGGCCGATCTTAGAAAAGAAGGTTCGGCATATGATCTTACCTTGGCCATAGGAATTTTGGCAGCCTCTGGTCAAATAAAATCTGAGGACATAGAAAAGTACATCATCATGGGGGAACTGTCCCTAGATGGTAGCCTTCAGCCTATTAAAGGAGCATTGCCAATTGCAATAAAAGCACAGGAAGAAGGTTTTGCTGGTTTTATTCTGCCAACGGAAAATGCAAAAGAGGCTGCTATTGTTGGAGATTTAAAAGTCTATGGGGTAGATAATATTAAACAAGTTTTGGAATTTTTTGATCAAGGCATTTCGCTTGAGCAGACTATAATAGATACTAGAGAAGAGTTTTATAAAAGCTTAGATTTTCCTGAGTTCGACTTTTCTGATGTTAAGGGGCAAGAAAGTATTAAAAGGTGTATGGAAATTGCAGCTGCTGGTGGGCACAACATTATATTGATAGGACCACCTGGTGCAGGTAAAACCATGTTGGCAAAACGCTTACCTTCAATTCTGCCACCAATGACCTTACACGAAGCATTGGAAACTACCAAAATTCATAGCGTGGTTGGTAAGATCAAGAATATGGGGCTTATGAGCCAAAGACCGTTCAGGAGCCCACATCATACTATATCTGACGTAGCACTGGTAGGAGGCGGAGCTTACCCGCAACCGGGAGAAATTTCACTATCCCATAACGGAGTCTTGTTCCTTGATGAATTACCAGAATTTAAGAGAGGTGTGCTAGAGGTAATGCGCCAACCTTTAGAAGATAGGGAAGTAACTATTTCACGTGCACGCTTTACGGTTACCTACCCAAGTAGTTTTATGTTGGTGGCAAGTATGAACCCAAGTCCTGGTGGGTATTTTAATGATCCAGATGCTCCGGTAACTTCTTCACCTGCAGAAATGCAGCGGTATTTAAGCAAAATATCGGGACCGTTATTAGATCGTATAGATATTCATATTGAGGTAACTCCAGTACCGTTCGAAAAACTATCCGAAGAACGAAAAGGGGAAAGTAGTGTAGATATCAGAAAACGAGTTACAGTGGCTCGCGAAATTCAAACAAAGCGTTTTAATGAGCTGGAGAATGTACATTACAATGCTCAAATGAATACCAAACAAATTCGTGAATATTGTAAACTTGATGATAAATCTAAGGCATTATTGAAAAATGCCATGGAAAGGTTAAACTTATCGGCAAGAGCGTATGATAGGATTTTAAAGGTGGCAAGAACTATAGCCGACTTAGCCGGTGAGCAGGCATTGAACGGAAATCATATTTCAGAGGCCATTCAATACCGTTCACTCGACAGAGAGGGTTGGTTGGGGTAA
- a CDS encoding NADPH-dependent FMN reductase yields the protein MSYVLTFAGSNSSVSINYKLAKYTSTLIGDTEVRLRDMSKYPFPMYSQDAEKEDGYSNSLVEFKNEISNAKGLIIAVSEHNSYPSAYFKNVMDWLSRLDVKFLADKKIMLMATSNGGRGAIGALEVAEKMITRFQGTVVTSFSLPRFNENFDEQKGIIDDELAKVHAEKVSTFVKAIS from the coding sequence ATGAGTTACGTTTTAACATTTGCAGGAAGCAATTCTTCAGTTTCCATTAATTATAAATTGGCAAAATATACTTCCACGTTAATTGGCGATACAGAGGTTAGGTTAAGAGACATGTCTAAATACCCTTTTCCTATGTATAGTCAAGATGCGGAAAAAGAAGATGGTTACTCTAACTCTTTGGTGGAGTTCAAGAATGAAATAAGTAATGCCAAAGGCTTGATCATTGCCGTAAGTGAGCACAATAGTTACCCTTCTGCTTATTTTAAAAATGTTATGGATTGGTTATCTAGGTTAGATGTAAAGTTCTTAGCGGATAAGAAGATAATGTTAATGGCCACTTCAAATGGTGGTCGTGGTGCTATTGGAGCCTTAGAGGTTGCGGAAAAAATGATAACTAGATTTCAAGGTACTGTGGTTACATCTTTTTCATTGCCAAGATTTAACGAGAATTTTGATGAGCAAAAAGGAATTATAGATGATGAATTGGCAAAAGTACACGCTGAAAAAGTAAGCACTTTTGTAAAGGCTATTTCCTAA
- a CDS encoding penicillin acylase family protein, translating into MRTLKKIGALLLVLVTLLIIIIGIFAYTLKPDYSGEKKLVGLQEVVNVYYDDYGIPHIYGENEKDAFRTLGYVHAQDRLWQMELLRRIASGGLSEVFGKDLIGTDKFFLSLGIADASKITASKVDVNDEGVILAKAYLDGINQFINEGPTPVEFYLTGIDKREFVLEDIYNTIGYMAFSFAMAHKTDPLLTSINANLGPQYLKDLHVGSTVDTEWIKNYNPAPKDTIQNNLTAAVNKALSVLDIPLFEGSNSWVIAPEKTKNGKVIFANDPHIGFSQPSVWFEAHVETPTYSKYGYHIAGIPFPLLGHNRKLAYGLTMFENDDVDFYYEQNNPANENQYLSKNGYVDYEIVHKTIHVKDADDVQFSYKRSDHGPILNGIADQVQGDRPIAMSWVYTEMENKVIDALYGLSHSNNLAEFKKSLPKIHAPGLNIMYGDNEGNVAWFATAQLYKIPDSVNTKLIYEVNKGLSLERELLDFNENPQAINPPNNFVYSANNQPDSIAGMLYPGYYLPENRGKRIVSLLEPKDDWDISAASEMITDVISSVEPDIVSNLAKYLDVSLLSENGLKAIDSLKMWSGDYNLSSIEATVYNRWIYYLLENTFEDELDEELFNQFLSTHFMKRLIAPLSKDENSVWWDNVNTTNVSENMKDIVNLSFMEAIASLEKDFGNNVNQWRWERVHSIEHGHPIGQIAALRSFFNVGPFPIHGSREVINNLAFAYDDTGFYKTTSGPSTRRVIDFSDVENSISILPTGQSGNPLSKHYRDQAEMYVNGEFRKMMMNKEEIKKSKEILTFKPKD; encoded by the coding sequence ATGAGAACATTAAAAAAAATAGGAGCACTCCTGTTGGTACTTGTTACCCTTCTGATAATTATTATCGGAATATTTGCATACACTCTAAAACCAGACTACTCCGGTGAAAAGAAATTAGTTGGTCTTCAAGAAGTTGTAAATGTTTATTATGATGATTATGGAATTCCTCATATTTACGGTGAAAACGAAAAAGACGCATTTAGAACTTTAGGTTATGTTCATGCCCAAGATCGTCTTTGGCAAATGGAACTGTTAAGAAGAATTGCGAGTGGCGGACTCTCTGAGGTATTTGGTAAAGATCTTATTGGTACAGATAAGTTTTTTTTATCATTAGGAATTGCCGATGCTTCTAAGATAACGGCATCCAAGGTAGATGTAAATGACGAAGGTGTTATTTTAGCTAAAGCCTATTTGGACGGTATCAATCAATTTATAAATGAAGGTCCAACACCGGTAGAGTTTTATTTAACCGGTATAGATAAGAGAGAATTTGTTTTAGAGGATATCTATAATACTATTGGTTACATGGCCTTTAGTTTTGCAATGGCGCACAAAACAGATCCATTATTAACTTCTATAAATGCCAATTTGGGTCCTCAATACTTAAAAGATCTGCATGTAGGTTCAACCGTAGATACCGAATGGATAAAGAATTATAACCCTGCACCCAAAGATACTATCCAAAATAATCTTACTGCCGCTGTTAATAAAGCCCTAAGTGTATTGGATATTCCTTTGTTCGAAGGAAGTAATAGTTGGGTAATTGCACCTGAAAAAACAAAGAACGGAAAGGTAATTTTTGCCAATGATCCGCACATTGGTTTTTCTCAACCATCCGTTTGGTTTGAAGCTCATGTAGAAACACCTACTTATTCCAAATATGGATATCATATTGCAGGTATACCATTTCCTTTATTGGGACATAATAGAAAATTGGCCTACGGACTCACCATGTTTGAAAATGATGACGTTGATTTTTATTATGAGCAGAACAATCCAGCGAATGAGAATCAGTATCTCTCTAAGAATGGCTATGTAGATTATGAAATTGTACACAAAACAATTCATGTTAAAGACGCTGATGATGTTCAGTTTTCTTATAAAAGATCAGATCATGGTCCGATCTTAAACGGAATTGCCGATCAAGTTCAAGGGGATAGACCTATTGCAATGTCATGGGTCTACACAGAAATGGAGAATAAGGTTATAGATGCCTTATATGGTTTAAGTCATTCAAATAACTTAGCGGAATTTAAAAAATCGCTTCCAAAAATACATGCGCCTGGTTTAAATATTATGTACGGAGATAATGAGGGAAATGTAGCATGGTTTGCCACGGCCCAACTTTATAAGATACCCGACTCTGTAAACACCAAACTTATTTATGAAGTAAATAAAGGGCTATCATTAGAAAGAGAATTGTTAGACTTTAATGAGAATCCGCAGGCTATAAATCCGCCAAATAATTTTGTGTATTCCGCCAATAACCAACCAGATTCTATTGCCGGTATGTTGTATCCTGGGTATTATTTGCCAGAGAATAGAGGTAAGAGAATTGTAAGTTTATTGGAGCCTAAAGACGATTGGGATATATCTGCAGCTAGTGAGATGATAACTGATGTGATATCATCTGTAGAACCAGATATAGTTTCTAATTTGGCTAAATATTTAGATGTATCATTGCTAAGCGAAAACGGATTAAAGGCTATTGATAGTTTAAAGATGTGGTCCGGAGATTATAATTTATCATCCATAGAGGCTACTGTTTATAATAGATGGATCTACTACTTATTGGAGAATACTTTTGAAGATGAATTGGATGAGGAGTTGTTCAATCAATTTTTAAGTACTCATTTTATGAAAAGGCTGATTGCTCCTTTATCCAAAGATGAAAATTCTGTGTGGTGGGATAATGTAAACACTACCAACGTATCTGAGAATATGAAAGATATTGTGAATCTATCTTTTATGGAGGCAATTGCTTCTTTAGAAAAGGATTTTGGTAATAACGTAAATCAATGGCGCTGGGAACGTGTACATTCCATTGAACACGGGCATCCAATTGGTCAAATAGCGGCTTTACGATCTTTTTTCAATGTGGGACCTTTTCCAATACATGGTTCTAGGGAGGTAATAAATAACTTGGCCTTTGCTTATGATGATACTGGTTTTTATAAGACGACATCAGGACCCTCAACAAGAAGGGTAATAGATTTTTCAGATGTGGAGAATAGTATAAGCATTTTACCAACAGGGCAATCTGGTAACCCATTAAGCAAACATTATAGGGATCAGGCAGAAATGTATGTTAATGGTGAGTTTCGTAAAATGATGATGAATAAAGAGGAAATTAAAAAAAGCAAAGAAATCCTTACATTTAAGCCAAAGGATTAA
- the tilS gene encoding tRNA lysidine(34) synthetase TilS, which produces MLKTFREHIEISFPELLENHFIIACSGGLDSTVLVELCNRAQLQFSIAHCNFQLRGNASDEDETFVRSLANNINKPVYVTHFDTLGYVNQHKVSVQMAARELRYAWFRQLLNQDAGKYVLTAHHANDNIETFLINLSRGTGIDGLTGIPAKINYLRRPLLPYTREELENFANAENINWREDASNADIKYLRNKIRLEVIPKLNELHPTFSENFKNTLQYLHQTETIASTYLLKLKQDLFVSKDGKVEIEIDKLRGLQPLPTYLYALFSPYGFKEMDNLEGLLNGLSGKQLQSNTHILVKNRNVLLLTSKSDAKSVVDEFLIPEDKVPLNLPVNLKFTKVSERYDNTKNEIYVQKSALKYPLTVRKWKSGDYFYPIGLNRKKKLSKYFKDEKVDVLSKEETWLLCSGEQIVWVVGMRADHRFRVVDTTQEILKIDIK; this is translated from the coding sequence GTGCTAAAAACGTTCAGGGAACATATAGAAATTTCTTTTCCGGAATTGTTGGAAAATCACTTCATAATTGCATGTAGTGGAGGTCTTGACAGTACCGTATTGGTAGAATTATGTAATAGGGCACAGTTACAATTTTCAATTGCACACTGTAATTTTCAATTACGCGGAAATGCCAGTGATGAAGATGAAACCTTTGTTAGAAGTTTAGCAAATAACATAAATAAACCGGTGTATGTCACCCATTTTGATACTTTGGGCTATGTGAACCAACACAAGGTTTCGGTTCAAATGGCGGCGCGTGAATTACGATATGCGTGGTTTAGGCAATTGCTGAATCAAGATGCAGGCAAGTATGTTTTAACGGCACATCATGCAAATGATAATATTGAGACTTTTTTGATCAATTTATCTAGAGGCACGGGTATTGATGGTTTAACGGGTATACCAGCGAAAATTAATTACTTAAGAAGACCATTGTTGCCTTATACTCGAGAAGAGTTGGAAAACTTTGCGAATGCCGAAAATATAAATTGGCGTGAAGATGCCAGTAATGCGGACATTAAGTATTTACGTAATAAAATAAGATTAGAGGTTATTCCAAAGTTGAATGAACTTCATCCTACTTTTTCTGAAAATTTTAAAAATACCCTTCAATATTTACACCAAACGGAAACGATAGCCTCTACTTATCTACTAAAGTTAAAGCAAGATTTATTTGTAAGTAAAGATGGTAAGGTAGAAATAGAAATTGATAAGCTTAGGGGCTTACAGCCATTACCTACTTATTTGTATGCATTGTTCAGTCCATATGGATTTAAAGAAATGGACAATCTAGAAGGTTTGTTAAACGGTTTATCCGGTAAACAACTCCAATCTAACACCCATATTCTAGTTAAGAATCGCAATGTATTATTATTGACCTCAAAAAGCGATGCTAAATCCGTAGTTGATGAGTTCTTAATTCCTGAGGATAAAGTACCTTTGAATCTTCCGGTCAACTTGAAATTTACAAAGGTTTCTGAACGTTATGATAATACAAAGAATGAAATATACGTTCAAAAAAGTGCTTTAAAATATCCGCTGACCGTAAGAAAATGGAAAAGTGGCGACTATTTTTATCCGATAGGTTTAAATCGAAAAAAGAAGTTGTCCAAGTATTTTAAAGACGAGAAAGTTGATGTTTTGTCTAAAGAAGAAACTTGGCTGTTATGTTCAGGTGAGCAAATTGTTTGGGTTGTAGGCATGCGTGCAGACCACCGTTTTAGGGTTGTAGATACCACCCAAGAGATTTTAAAAATAGATATTAAATGA
- a CDS encoding protein-disulfide reductase DsbD family protein → MIRFFAFLFFLTVMPLQVIAQTEDEPVVWEQQINKISDTEYELVMQAKILDGWHMYSQFTSEFGSLPSEFTYNGNGTIYELIDGTLESETIKEYSEIFEVEETYFKDEATFTQRIKILDPEINQIDVDLFFQVCKEVCIPMDKKFMFTLDGSEAEIINTVDDRSLALGQKLRLDLKNRELLTQGQDTIATGTNIWVIFGLGFLGGLIALLTPCVFPMIPLTVSFFTKHSQKKSKGIINALLYGFFIVLIYFLLSLPFHLFDSVDSQILNSIATNVWLNLLFFLIFIFFAFSFFGYYELTLPSSWANKMDAASSKVGGVLGIFFMAVTLAIVSFSCTGPILGGLLGGTTLAEGEVASNLTAGMTGFGAALALPFALFALFPAWLNSLPKSGGWMTTVKVVLGFLEIGLALKFLSNADLVGHWGILKREIFLGIWIILGIAMTLYLFGIYKFPHDSPVKKLSLGRKVTAFLSAAFTLYMILGVTKVTNLKLLSGFPPPEFYSIFEQESDCPLGIDCFKDFDEGLAYANKVDKPILLDFTGWACVNCRKMEENVWSDSEVFPIIKDYYILISLYTDDREELPENEQFNFQFESGRVKEINNIAQKWGTFQDVNFGSISQPFYVLLSPDLEVLNTSIQNSDIPTYKNWLLEGLRNNK, encoded by the coding sequence ATGATTAGATTTTTTGCATTCCTATTTTTTTTAACTGTAATGCCATTACAGGTTATTGCGCAAACCGAAGATGAACCCGTAGTTTGGGAACAGCAAATCAATAAGATTTCGGATACGGAATATGAATTGGTAATGCAGGCTAAAATTCTTGACGGATGGCACATGTACTCTCAGTTTACGTCAGAATTTGGTTCTTTGCCAAGTGAATTCACCTATAATGGCAACGGTACAATTTATGAATTGATAGATGGTACCTTGGAAAGCGAAACAATAAAGGAATACAGTGAAATTTTTGAAGTAGAAGAAACCTATTTTAAAGATGAGGCCACCTTTACACAAAGAATTAAAATATTGGACCCTGAAATCAACCAGATAGATGTTGATCTCTTTTTTCAGGTTTGTAAAGAAGTTTGCATTCCTATGGACAAAAAGTTCATGTTTACTTTAGATGGTTCTGAAGCTGAAATTATAAACACTGTTGATGATAGAAGTTTAGCTTTAGGTCAAAAGTTACGGTTAGACCTTAAAAATAGAGAACTGTTAACGCAAGGTCAAGATACCATTGCTACAGGTACAAATATCTGGGTCATATTCGGACTTGGTTTTCTTGGGGGATTAATAGCCTTATTGACCCCGTGTGTATTTCCAATGATTCCGTTGACCGTATCTTTTTTTACCAAACACTCTCAAAAAAAATCGAAAGGGATAATTAATGCTTTGCTCTATGGATTCTTCATAGTGCTTATTTATTTTCTATTGAGTCTACCTTTTCACTTGTTTGATTCGGTAGATTCTCAAATTTTAAATTCCATAGCCACCAATGTCTGGTTGAACTTGCTGTTCTTTTTGATTTTTATATTTTTTGCCTTTTCATTTTTTGGGTATTATGAATTGACATTACCTAGTTCTTGGGCCAATAAAATGGACGCTGCATCTTCTAAGGTAGGTGGTGTTTTAGGTATCTTTTTCATGGCAGTGACCTTGGCTATTGTTTCGTTCTCCTGTACAGGTCCTATTTTGGGTGGCTTACTGGGCGGTACTACTTTAGCGGAAGGTGAAGTAGCTTCTAACCTTACCGCGGGTATGACAGGTTTTGGTGCGGCACTGGCATTACCTTTTGCTCTTTTTGCTTTGTTTCCTGCATGGTTAAATTCATTACCTAAATCTGGTGGATGGATGACCACCGTAAAAGTAGTATTGGGGTTTCTAGAAATAGGACTTGCCCTTAAATTTTTATCTAATGCAGATTTAGTTGGGCATTGGGGTATTCTAAAGCGTGAGATATTTTTGGGCATTTGGATCATATTAGGTATCGCGATGACACTCTACTTATTTGGTATATATAAATTTCCGCACGATAGCCCGGTTAAAAAGTTGTCACTAGGAAGAAAAGTAACAGCCTTTTTAAGTGCTGCATTTACGCTTTATATGATACTAGGCGTAACTAAAGTTACCAACCTTAAATTGTTGAGCGGTTTTCCTCCTCCTGAATTTTATAGCATTTTTGAGCAAGAAAGTGATTGCCCTTTAGGTATAGATTGTTTTAAGGATTTTGATGAAGGGTTGGCATATGCCAATAAGGTTGATAAACCAATTCTTTTGGATTTTACGGGATGGGCATGTGTAAATTGCCGAAAAATGGAGGAGAATGTTTGGAGCGATTCCGAAGTTTTTCCGATCATAAAAGATTATTATATTTTAATTTCTTTATATACGGATGATAGGGAGGAGCTTCCTGAAAATGAACAGTTCAATTTTCAATTTGAGAGTGGTAGAGTAAAGGAAATTAACAACATTGCCCAAAAATGGGGTACCTTTCAAGATGTGAATTTTGGTTCAATTTCCCAACCATTTTATGTGCTGCTTTCTCCTGATTTAGAAGTGCTCAACACTTCTATTCAAAATTCTGATATTCCAACCTATAAAAATTGGTTGTTAGAAGGATTAAGGAATAATAAATAG